One genomic region from Polynucleobacter sp. MWH-P3-07-1 encodes:
- the xseA gene encoding exodeoxyribonuclease VII large subunit — translation MSEISREVLSVGDLNRAIASSLEAQFDTVLVSGEISNFKAYDSGHWYFSLKDEEGQIRCVMFRGRNGQVGFMPQSGDLVEVSASLGMYVPRGDVQLTIQSLRKAGMGGLYEAFLKLKAKLAKAGLFDQERKRAIPSHPRAIGIITSPQAAALKDVLSTLQRRSPHIPIVIYPTLVQGPDAPAGIIAAIQNTNQEAAVDVILLVRGGGSIEDLWAFNDEQLAYAIADSVIPIVSGVGHETDVTIADFVADLRAPTPTGAAELSAPRKDQLLQELEAIEQALYQRLMQRVEREAQTLDQLALRLAHALPNPDRMREQITSWQTRLQQAWSVQIDNFKRNQNHYQLQLEMLNPQRTLERGYAVILNPEMQAIRKPKDLNTQQPFEVRLAEGVAQVQFEKINT, via the coding sequence ATGTCGGAAATATCAAGGGAAGTCCTATCGGTTGGCGATCTGAACCGCGCCATTGCGAGCTCGCTAGAGGCCCAGTTCGATACCGTCTTGGTTAGCGGGGAGATTTCCAACTTCAAAGCATATGACAGCGGGCACTGGTATTTCTCACTAAAAGACGAAGAAGGGCAAATTCGTTGCGTGATGTTTCGTGGTCGCAATGGTCAAGTGGGCTTTATGCCTCAATCAGGGGATTTAGTTGAAGTCAGCGCCAGTTTAGGAATGTACGTACCTCGTGGTGATGTGCAGCTCACCATTCAAAGCTTACGCAAAGCTGGCATGGGTGGACTCTATGAAGCTTTTTTGAAACTCAAAGCCAAACTCGCTAAAGCAGGTTTATTTGATCAAGAGCGCAAACGAGCAATTCCAAGCCACCCGCGTGCGATTGGCATTATTACCTCACCACAAGCCGCTGCACTCAAAGATGTACTGAGCACACTTCAAAGAAGAAGCCCGCATATTCCGATTGTGATTTACCCCACACTCGTGCAAGGTCCCGATGCACCCGCGGGCATTATTGCTGCAATCCAGAATACCAATCAAGAAGCAGCGGTTGATGTCATTTTGTTGGTACGCGGTGGTGGCAGCATCGAAGACCTTTGGGCATTCAATGATGAGCAGCTTGCCTATGCGATTGCGGACTCTGTAATACCGATCGTCAGCGGTGTTGGTCATGAAACCGATGTCACCATTGCCGACTTTGTAGCTGATCTCAGGGCGCCCACACCAACAGGCGCAGCGGAGCTGTCGGCCCCACGTAAAGATCAGTTGCTACAAGAACTCGAAGCAATTGAGCAAGCACTCTATCAGCGCCTAATGCAGCGCGTTGAGCGGGAAGCCCAAACCTTAGATCAATTGGCGCTACGCCTTGCTCACGCTCTTCCAAACCCGGATCGGATGCGCGAGCAAATCACTTCTTGGCAAACCCGTTTGCAACAAGCGTGGTCAGTGCAAATAGATAACTTCAAGCGCAATCAAAATCACTATCAGTTACAACTAGAGATGCTCAACCCACAGCGCACCCTAGAGCGGGGCTATGCCGTGATTCTGAATCCCGAAATGCAAGCGATTCGCAAACCTAAAGACTTAAATACGCAGCAGCCATTTGAAGTGCGCCTGGCAGAAGGTGTCGCGCAAGTGCAGTTTGAAAAAATTAACACTTGA
- a CDS encoding type II toxin-antitoxin system RelE/ParE family toxin, with translation MISSFSHKGLEGFFKRGSYKAIPAQSAARLERMLDRLDSAICPEDMDIPGYKFHRLSGKKKNVYAVSISGNWRLTFKFDGDNVIDVDLEDYH, from the coding sequence ATGATCAGTTCGTTTAGCCACAAAGGCTTGGAAGGATTTTTTAAAAGGGGAAGCTATAAAGCCATTCCCGCTCAGTCCGCAGCTAGATTGGAGAGAATGTTAGATAGATTGGATTCAGCCATTTGCCCTGAAGATATGGATATCCCTGGCTATAAGTTTCATCGATTAAGCGGTAAGAAAAAAAATGTTTATGCCGTGTCGATATCTGGAAATTGGCGATTGACCTTTAAGTTTGATGGCGATAACGTGATAGATGTTGATTTAGAGGATTATCACTAA